In Crassostrea angulata isolate pt1a10 chromosome 4, ASM2561291v2, whole genome shotgun sequence, one genomic interval encodes:
- the LOC128181532 gene encoding uncharacterized protein LOC128181532, translating into MDLINITKGAWIRRRKRNALTGRDCVFFSVLGAYVTFVFIYLVQSDRLSQINVDTDNKLPVSRDVKRTVQRHSELTDLSILARILQRPSTVRDERRTRFRGLQLSLPLFRTTTKANERF; encoded by the exons ATGGATTTAATCAATATAACGAAAGGG GCCTGGATAAGGAGGCGGAAAAGGAATGCCTTGACCGGACGTGACTGCGTGTTTTTCTCAGTGCTGGGGGCATATGTCACCTTTGTGTTCATCTATTTGGTCCAGAGCGATCGTCTTTCACAAATAAATGTAGATACAGACAATAAACTCCCCGTGAGTCGGGACGTCAAACGAACTGTCCAGAGGCATTCCGAGTTGACTGATCTGTCCATCCTTGCCAGGATTCTCCAAAGACCATCCACTGTACGGGACGAACGACGGACCCGATTTCGTGGTTTACAACTTTCACTCCCATTGTTTAGAACAACGACCAAAGCAAATGAAAGATTTTAA